Genomic window (Streptosporangium brasiliense):
CGGATATTCACGCGAGCCTCGGCGACGTCGTCTACAGCCGCGCCCGGGACGTCAATGACGACGGCACCGTGGTCGGCACCTACGGCACCCATTCGCAGTCCTACATCTTCAAGGACGGTGCGGTGACGCGGATAGACCTGCCGTTGGCGACGGCCCTCAACAACAAGGGGCAGGTCGTGGGCCCGGCATGGATACGGGACCCCGACGGCTCCGTGTTGAGACTTCAATCCTGGCAGAATCAGCGCATCGAGGTCTCCTCGCTGAACAACTCCGGTTCCGTGGCCGGCGGCGCGGACATGAACCCCGACCCGAAAGTGATGGACTTCCGGGCCTTCCGCACCAAACCTGGCGAGCCGGTCAACCCCATACGAGACCGCCTGGAGTACATAGGGAGCACGGTTGCGTTCGACATCAACGACAAAGGGCAGGTCGCAGGCTACGGGACGGACAGAAACGACGGTTATGTCCCACTGATCTGGGATGCGAACGGCACACCCAAGGAGCAACGGACAAGCCACGGCGGCATGGTGGACGCCATCAACAACGCGGGCATCGGGGTCGGAAGGATGTATGGAATAGATCGCAGATTTGCGGCCGCGATATATTTCGACGGGTACGGTACCGACCTGAACACCTTCGTCATGAACATGACCAACTTGGATTTAATAGCGGCGACCGGGATCAACGACGCCAACCAGATTGCCGGCATCGCGAAGGACGCCGACAACGTCGCCCATGCTTTCCTTCTCGATCTGGGGGCACCCTTCCCCGAAATTATGCAGACAGAGATCCAGTCTGCTGTATATCCGGATGACAATAATTATTCGAAATTGCATGGTGTGGCTGTCGACGGCAACCCGATGCGCATCGTTGTCGCCCTCAGGAACGCAAGCCCCCACCCCGTGACCGTGCAACTGCAGGCGTACCATTCCCCTAATCCCGGACATGACGACCTGGGGACGCCAATACTGGATAAACCAGAGGAGGTATACATCCGGCCGCTGAGCTCAGCGGACGGGTATTTAAGATGGTCGCCGAAGAAGACCTCGGGAATCGCCTGGGACAAGGGTGAGCCGGTCTCGCGTCGCTATGTTAAATTGCAGCTCCTCGTCGGCGGCGTTGAGAAGTTCTACCTCGAAAAGCATCTCGACGTCATGCCGAAGCCGACGGTCCTGGTGCACGGCTGGAAGAGCGACGCCCAGGCAGCCTGGGGAAACACCGGCGAGATCCTGAAGAAGATCCATCCCCGGATGGGGGTGTTCGCGGTCGGCGACGGCCAGTTCGGCACCGGACCTTCCGGCGGCACGCTTGACACCGGCACCGAGTCGGAGCCGTTCAAGCGGACCAAGATGCTCTGGGAGAACGCCGAGGAGATGGCGATGTACGTCGAGAACGTGCGCAGGAGGACGGGCGCGTTCCAGGTCGATGTCATCGCCCATTCGATGGGTGGGCTGATCACCCGGCAGTACGTCCAGACCAAGATGCCGAAATCGTCCATCCGCTTGCCCGCGGTGAACCGGATGCTGCAGATGGGCACCCCCAACATGGGGAGTTGTCTCGCGGACATGCTCGTGGAGGCGGCGAACCTGGGGGGTACCCCCGTTCCGTACTTCCCGGCCACCTACGAGCTCACCACGGATTACATGGACGGTGTGTTCAACCGTAAGTATCTGGATCTCAAGGACGTGCGGCCCTCCAACCTGGTGGGCGTGGGCAGGGCGGTGCCCTGTGGCCTGACTCCCCCCGACGGTGACGGGATCGTTCCGGTGTTCAGTTCGCGGTTCATCTACACGGACACCCCCAGGACCGGCACGGCGCATACGTCGATGACGTCCTCGGAGCCGGACTTCCTGGCCTACATCAGGCCGCGGCTCGCCGTGGCGCCGGACACGACCGGCACCGCGGGGCCCGCGGTCCCGGGGCTGAGGAAGGACGCCACCGTCGAGTCCGACACGGAAACCGCAGTCGGGGCCGCGGCCGAGGCCGAGGCGATGTCGACGTTCGCCACCTCGTCGACCACCGTGGAGCCGGGCCGGACGGCGAGTGTGCCGCTGGACGTTCCGCAGGGTACGGCGTTCGGCGTGACGGGAGTGCTGCCGCCGACGGTGGGACTGCTGCTGCGTGACCCGTCGGGCAAGCCGGCCGCGCAGTACGCGGCGGGCAGCGAGCAGGCCAGGCAGCCTGTTCAGGGGTTGAGCGTGGCCAAGCCGCGGGCGGGCGCGTGGAAGCTGGAGATCACGAACTCCGCGGCCGAGCCGGTCACCGCCACCCTGGGCGCCTGGGTCGCGGGCAACCCGGTGAAGGTGTCGGCGGTGAAGGCCGGGCAGTCCTCCGACGAGGGCCGGGTGCGGGTGGTCGCCGGTGTGACCGACGGCGGTGCGCCGGTCACCGGGGTGCCGGTGAAGGCGATCCTGCTCGGGACGGACGGCACGCGCCACGAGGTGGTGTTGCAGGACGACGGGGACAACGACGACGGCGCCGCCGGCGACGGCGTGTACGGTGCCGTGTCCGAACCGCTGGCCGACGGCGCGTACGGCATCACCGTCAGGGCCGACATCGCCAAGGGGCTGCGGACCGCGCGTGCTGTCGTCGAGGTCAGGAAGCCGGATCTGCGGGAGTTCGAGCTGACGCTGTCGGCGCAGCCGGGAGGATCGGTCACGGCGTCGCCGGCGCGGGACACGTACCGGGCCGGGACCGAGGTGACGATCACGGCGACCGCGGAGGCCGGGCGGATGCCGCTGGGGTGGACCGTCGACGGCGAGGAGCGGCCCGCCGGCACGCTGAAGATCGTGATGGACGGCCCGCACACGGTGGTGGCCCGGTTCGGGTCCTACACGGTGACCGAGCTGGGCGGGCTGCCCGGTGGGGAGGCGACGTCCACCAGTGCGGTGGCGTTGAACGACCGTGGTCAGGTCGCGGCCACGACGGTGAAGGACGGCAAGCGGCGCGCGGTGCGCTGGGAAACCGGTGCGCTCACCGACCTGGGCGGTCTGCCATGCACCGCCGGCCCGTCCTCCCACGATCAGTGCCATGTGGAGGCCACGGGGATCAACGAGGCCGGGGATGTCTCCGGGTACGCGGTCACCTCGGTAGGCGACAGCAACGTGCAGCACCCCGTGCTGTTCGGCAGGGACGGGTCGGTCGCCGATCTGGACCAGTCTTCCGGCTACGTGGGCGCGGCATTGGATGTGAACGACAACGGTCAGGTGTTCGGCGTCAAGGACGTCAGCCGTGAGGGCGGCAAGTGGGTGATGTGGGATCAGGGACCCGCGGTCGAGCTGCCGGCCACCCTACCGTTCCACGCGTACTACGGTTACAGCAGCGGCAGCCAGACCAGTGCCGCGGCACCGCGGATCAACGCGCGTGGCGCCGTGGTCGGTGCGCGTGTGAACGAGACGGACTTCTTCGGGACACCCGTCGGCTGGGCTCCGGCGGTCTACCAGGACGGAGTGACCGGCGAGCTTCCCAGGCTCACGGTCCCGGGGAGGACCTGTGACACGCCCTATGGCGCCGCATACGACATCAACACCACCGGTGTCGTGGCCGGTTCGTGGGCGTGCAGCCGGGTGAACTCCGACCAGCACGCCGTGGTGTGGCAGGACGGCCAGGCGACCGATCTCGGTGTGGGTGTGGCGAGCGCGGTCAACGACTCCGGACTCGTGGCCGGCAGTGCGCTCGACCCGGACGTCTCCACTTCGTTCAGGAAGGTCTTCGAGCCGGTGCTGTGGCTGGAGGGCGTCAAGTTCCCGCTGGCGGGTCTGCTGCCCCGGCCGTTGTGCCCGCAGGAGGAGGACGACACGACGGTGCCGTGCATGGGCCTGCGCTGGTTGTACGACGTGAACGCGGCGGGCCAGATCGTGGCGCAGGGGTTCGTGCGGGATCGGTCGCCGTCGACGGAGGGGTTCGTCGAGTCCCGGCGGTCGTTCCTGCTGACCCCGACCGTGGCGCGGACGGATCTGGAGGTCACCGCCGAGGTGTCGGCCGGCGAGCCGGGGCCGGCCTCGAAGGTGACCTGGACGGCCACCGTGACCAACAAGGGTGACGACACCGCCACCGACGTCCGGCTGGACGTGCTTGTCCCGCAGGCGGTCACCGGCGCGACCTGTGACACGTGGCGGGGTGTCTGCTCGGCGATCAAGGGTGGGTTCCGCAACACGGTCAAGGTGCTGGAGCCGGGCTGGTCGGCCACCGTCGAGGTGACCGCGACCGTCCCGGCCGGCACCGCCGACGGTACCGAGCTGAAGACCCGGGTGATGGCGGCCAGCCTGGCGGTGTCCGACCCGAAGATCACCAACAATGGGGCGGAGGTCACCTCGACGGTGCGTCCGCTGCTGAACCGGTCGGGGGTGAACTGGCTGGAGCCGGTGGAGGTGGGCCAGGTCAGTCACGAGGTGGCGGTGACGTTGACCAACCGGCTGAACGGGCCGATCCCGTTGAAGGTGATCGCGGTCAGCGGGCCGTTCACCCAGTCCAACGCCTGCCCGGTGGAGTTGGCGGTCGGCCAGGCGTGCACGGTGCAGGTGAGGTTCGCTCCCACCGCGGAGGGCCCGGCCGGCGGCACGCTGACCTTCACCACCGCCGACGACGTCCAGCCGGCGTTCACCGTGCCGCTGACCGGTCAGGGGGCCAAGGCC
Coding sequences:
- a CDS encoding PKD domain-containing protein, translated to MKRLIRRASTRWVALSLAAAVAGAPALPASAIAASPPDPSPGKGAAAVSAFSGPFTDLGSLNTIQGQVGGINNKGQVASAINRTSDPMEAKNGAVLFSGGSFTDIHASLGDVVYSRARDVNDDGTVVGTYGTHSQSYIFKDGAVTRIDLPLATALNNKGQVVGPAWIRDPDGSVLRLQSWQNQRIEVSSLNNSGSVAGGADMNPDPKVMDFRAFRTKPGEPVNPIRDRLEYIGSTVAFDINDKGQVAGYGTDRNDGYVPLIWDANGTPKEQRTSHGGMVDAINNAGIGVGRMYGIDRRFAAAIYFDGYGTDLNTFVMNMTNLDLIAATGINDANQIAGIAKDADNVAHAFLLDLGAPFPEIMQTEIQSAVYPDDNNYSKLHGVAVDGNPMRIVVALRNASPHPVTVQLQAYHSPNPGHDDLGTPILDKPEEVYIRPLSSADGYLRWSPKKTSGIAWDKGEPVSRRYVKLQLLVGGVEKFYLEKHLDVMPKPTVLVHGWKSDAQAAWGNTGEILKKIHPRMGVFAVGDGQFGTGPSGGTLDTGTESEPFKRTKMLWENAEEMAMYVENVRRRTGAFQVDVIAHSMGGLITRQYVQTKMPKSSIRLPAVNRMLQMGTPNMGSCLADMLVEAANLGGTPVPYFPATYELTTDYMDGVFNRKYLDLKDVRPSNLVGVGRAVPCGLTPPDGDGIVPVFSSRFIYTDTPRTGTAHTSMTSSEPDFLAYIRPRLAVAPDTTGTAGPAVPGLRKDATVESDTETAVGAAAEAEAMSTFATSSTTVEPGRTASVPLDVPQGTAFGVTGVLPPTVGLLLRDPSGKPAAQYAAGSEQARQPVQGLSVAKPRAGAWKLEITNSAAEPVTATLGAWVAGNPVKVSAVKAGQSSDEGRVRVVAGVTDGGAPVTGVPVKAILLGTDGTRHEVVLQDDGDNDDGAAGDGVYGAVSEPLADGAYGITVRADIAKGLRTARAVVEVRKPDLREFELTLSAQPGGSVTASPARDTYRAGTEVTITATAEAGRMPLGWTVDGEERPAGTLKIVMDGPHTVVARFGSYTVTELGGLPGGEATSTSAVALNDRGQVAATTVKDGKRRAVRWETGALTDLGGLPCTAGPSSHDQCHVEATGINEAGDVSGYAVTSVGDSNVQHPVLFGRDGSVADLDQSSGYVGAALDVNDNGQVFGVKDVSREGGKWVMWDQGPAVELPATLPFHAYYGYSSGSQTSAAAPRINARGAVVGARVNETDFFGTPVGWAPAVYQDGVTGELPRLTVPGRTCDTPYGAAYDINTTGVVAGSWACSRVNSDQHAVVWQDGQATDLGVGVASAVNDSGLVAGSALDPDVSTSFRKVFEPVLWLEGVKFPLAGLLPRPLCPQEEDDTTVPCMGLRWLYDVNAAGQIVAQGFVRDRSPSTEGFVESRRSFLLTPTVARTDLEVTAEVSAGEPGPASKVTWTATVTNKGDDTATDVRLDVLVPQAVTGATCDTWRGVCSAIKGGFRNTVKVLEPGWSATVEVTATVPAGTADGTELKTRVMAASLAVSDPKITNNGAEVTSTVRPLLNRSGVNWLEPVEVGQVSHEVAVTLTNRLNGPIPLKVIAVSGPFTQSNACPVELAVGQACTVQVRFAPTAEGPAGGTLTFTTADDVQPAFTVPLTGQGAKAGSTPVVQAPAEPVRGQVGRPFTLQVPFTDSEAGDTHTAQVAWGDGPPVPAEVTPQSGGGTVTVTRTFTTPRTGIALVMVTDGSGRTGSAGVPYVIEEATPNQSPRVLDGASDVELTVGETLRRTVTFTDPDSTSWTATVDYGDGSGPQPVTPDAAKQITLERQWATPGTYPVTVKVTDDGGLETAATFTVTVVPAETPNQAPVVSLTGPDTIEEGSLWKAEGAFTDDDSTSWTATVDYGDGNGPRELNPQGRQLTLEHTPGDDGERTVTVAVTDDKGATGTVTLKLRAANAAPRVRLEAPAVAKVVPVGQAISLSASFTDPGSADTHTATWTVGGQPVTGAVAENGGTGTVSGSHVFTRAGRYPISVTVTDDDGGAATAGSIDGKQAYVLVYDPAGSLIGAGQTVSPAGACTLNAECARQDKATFHITARYRHKATTPTGGLHYDAPGFDLRDTSYTVLAANGGTAVLHGEGKVNKTVDVVYEITAVDSGKPADRTDKLVVRVWKKNGELVYDNSASPSPVTGVIRVSG